A genomic region of Xiphophorus couchianus chromosome 18, X_couchianus-1.0, whole genome shotgun sequence contains the following coding sequences:
- the LOC114161814 gene encoding F-box only protein 15-like isoform X1, whose protein sequence is MIRFLLSANRHPLEMAAGRGEFFRSFLEGLQRQPAQRVPETGQPNRGRGSSRPGGRFPGQGRGFSGQRRKEGQRKVSTRSSGSETEASSDSGPPKKGSHRKSSPCKLNLLESLPSEILVKILSYLDPSSLFCLSHVSRLLHRLSNDDVLWQRIYTSEFGSRNWKLKTSEKCVEGEDCLTSRWKRLYFKSMAGQELIKWRKPLKDISPYTGLPRQTEWALRSLNVSWELTLCERLGQEHTLEQSQAHFFESSVIVHWSDGIHMKFHHITTIQLHGVRKEPQSSIKTTKPNWRSLILKLDTGSPFLVIGKDKLIKMLLLQPGVIFGVWRGKNQVAFIMISLHFHKLVEKSLLGSPACPYSEPVELPPVDDVDPELGLHGYSLHFVLHNTGTVIMSGRFQQLFCHKAQIQHGLVKLKVIQRSNLSQHRSLSGSIRLPWRHEDVKGAVENCCIMSLTLLDEFQKPFWCVSTPIHITMAKTAISCDYSGHDFQMLYRNADGEVKMLLVWLEEQKQFFLIGLTVCLPVAKVNKRFNREY, encoded by the exons ATGATCCGGTTTCTGCTCTCTGCAAACAGGCACCCTCTGGAAATGGCGGCGGGACGAGGCGAGTTTTTTCGAAGCTTTTTGGAGGGTTTGCAGCGGCAGCCTGCCCAACGGGTTCCGGAGACGGGACAACCGAACCGAGGCAGAGGTAGTTCGCGACCCGGGGGAAGGTTTCCCGGTCAGGGGAGAGGATTTTCAGGCCAAAGGAGGAAGGAGGGACAGAGGAAAGTTTCTACTCGAAGCTCGGGTAGCGAGACTGAAGCTAG ttctgATAGTGGACCGCCAAAAAAAGGCTCCCATAGAAAATCATCTCCATGCAAGCTAAACCTACTGGAAAG TCTTCCCTCGGAGATCCTGGTGAAGATCCTGTCCTACCTGGACCCGTCCTCGTTGTTCTGCCTCAGCCACGTGAGCAGACTCCTCCATCGGCTCTCCAATGACGA CGTCTTGTGGCAGAGGATTTACACGTCGGAGTTCGGCAGTCGGAACTGGAAGCTGAAGACATCGGAGAAGTGCGTGGAGGGGGAGGATTGTTTGACGAGCCGCTGGAAGAGGTTGTACTTTAAATCGATGGCTGGGCAGGAGTTGATCAAGTGGAGGAAACCCCTGAAAGACATCAGTCCGTACACCGGCCTGCCCCGGCAGACGGAGTGGGCCCTCAG AAGCCTGAATGTGAGCTGGGAGCTGACGCTGTGCGAGCGTTTGGGTCAGGAGCACACGCTGGAGCAGAGCCAGGCGCACTTCTTTGAGTCGTCTGTGATTGTTCACTGGAGCGATGGAATCCACATGAAGTTTCATCACATCACCACTATTCAGCTGCACGGAGTCAGGAAGGAGCCTCAGAGCAGCATCAAAACCACGAA acCCAACTGGCGCTCCCTGATCTTAAAGCTGGACACAGGAAGTCCGTTTCTTGTCATCGGCAAAGACAAACTGATCAAGATGTTGCTTCTGCAGCCGGGGGTCATCTTTGGAGTCTGGAGG GGAAAGAACCAGGTGGCCTTCATCATGATCAGCCTTCACTTCCACAAGCTGGTGGAGAAAAGTCTGCTGGGCTCTCCAGCCTG CCCGTACTCTGAGCCCGTGGAGCTTCCTCCTGTGGACGATGTGGACCCCGAGCTGGGTCTTCACGGCTACAGTTTGCACTTCGTCCTTCACAACACCGGCACTGTGATCATGTCGGGACGCTTCCAGCAGCTGTTTTGCCACAAAG CTCAGATTCAGCACGGCCTGGTGAAGCTCAAGGTCATCCAGAGGTCAAATCTGTCTCAGCACAGATCGCTATCTGGCAGCATCAGACTTCCCTGGAGACATGAGGACGTGAAAGGAGCAGtggag AACTGCTGCATCATGAGCTTGACTCTGCTGGATGAGTTCCAGAAACCGTTCTGGTGCGTCAGCACGCCCATCCACATCACCATGGCCAAGACGGCCATATCCTGCGACTACAGCGGCCACGACTTCCAGATGCTGTACAGGAACGCGGACGGTGAGGTGAAGATGCTGCTGGTGTggctggaggagcagaagcagTTCTTCCTCATCGGCCTCACCGTCTGCCTTCCTGTCGCCAAAGTCAACAAGCGATTCAACAGGGAGTACTGA
- the LOC114161814 gene encoding F-box only protein 15-like isoform X2, whose amino-acid sequence MIRFLLSANRHPLEMAAGRGEFFRSFLEGLQRQPAQRVPETGQPNRGRGSSRPGGRFPGQGRGFSGQRRKEGQRKVSTRSSGSETEASSDSGPPKKGSHRKSSPCKLNLLESLPSEILVKILSYLDPSSLFCLSHVSRLLHRLSNDDVLWQRIYTSEFGSRNWKLKTSEKCVEGEDCLTSRWKRLYFKSMAGQELIKWRKPLKDISPYTGLPRQTEWALSLNVSWELTLCERLGQEHTLEQSQAHFFESSVIVHWSDGIHMKFHHITTIQLHGVRKEPQSSIKTTKPNWRSLILKLDTGSPFLVIGKDKLIKMLLLQPGVIFGVWRGKNQVAFIMISLHFHKLVEKSLLGSPACPYSEPVELPPVDDVDPELGLHGYSLHFVLHNTGTVIMSGRFQQLFCHKAQIQHGLVKLKVIQRSNLSQHRSLSGSIRLPWRHEDVKGAVENCCIMSLTLLDEFQKPFWCVSTPIHITMAKTAISCDYSGHDFQMLYRNADGEVKMLLVWLEEQKQFFLIGLTVCLPVAKVNKRFNREY is encoded by the exons ATGATCCGGTTTCTGCTCTCTGCAAACAGGCACCCTCTGGAAATGGCGGCGGGACGAGGCGAGTTTTTTCGAAGCTTTTTGGAGGGTTTGCAGCGGCAGCCTGCCCAACGGGTTCCGGAGACGGGACAACCGAACCGAGGCAGAGGTAGTTCGCGACCCGGGGGAAGGTTTCCCGGTCAGGGGAGAGGATTTTCAGGCCAAAGGAGGAAGGAGGGACAGAGGAAAGTTTCTACTCGAAGCTCGGGTAGCGAGACTGAAGCTAG ttctgATAGTGGACCGCCAAAAAAAGGCTCCCATAGAAAATCATCTCCATGCAAGCTAAACCTACTGGAAAG TCTTCCCTCGGAGATCCTGGTGAAGATCCTGTCCTACCTGGACCCGTCCTCGTTGTTCTGCCTCAGCCACGTGAGCAGACTCCTCCATCGGCTCTCCAATGACGA CGTCTTGTGGCAGAGGATTTACACGTCGGAGTTCGGCAGTCGGAACTGGAAGCTGAAGACATCGGAGAAGTGCGTGGAGGGGGAGGATTGTTTGACGAGCCGCTGGAAGAGGTTGTACTTTAAATCGATGGCTGGGCAGGAGTTGATCAAGTGGAGGAAACCCCTGAAAGACATCAGTCCGTACACCGGCCTGCCCCGGCAGACGGAGTGGGCCCTCAG CCTGAATGTGAGCTGGGAGCTGACGCTGTGCGAGCGTTTGGGTCAGGAGCACACGCTGGAGCAGAGCCAGGCGCACTTCTTTGAGTCGTCTGTGATTGTTCACTGGAGCGATGGAATCCACATGAAGTTTCATCACATCACCACTATTCAGCTGCACGGAGTCAGGAAGGAGCCTCAGAGCAGCATCAAAACCACGAA acCCAACTGGCGCTCCCTGATCTTAAAGCTGGACACAGGAAGTCCGTTTCTTGTCATCGGCAAAGACAAACTGATCAAGATGTTGCTTCTGCAGCCGGGGGTCATCTTTGGAGTCTGGAGG GGAAAGAACCAGGTGGCCTTCATCATGATCAGCCTTCACTTCCACAAGCTGGTGGAGAAAAGTCTGCTGGGCTCTCCAGCCTG CCCGTACTCTGAGCCCGTGGAGCTTCCTCCTGTGGACGATGTGGACCCCGAGCTGGGTCTTCACGGCTACAGTTTGCACTTCGTCCTTCACAACACCGGCACTGTGATCATGTCGGGACGCTTCCAGCAGCTGTTTTGCCACAAAG CTCAGATTCAGCACGGCCTGGTGAAGCTCAAGGTCATCCAGAGGTCAAATCTGTCTCAGCACAGATCGCTATCTGGCAGCATCAGACTTCCCTGGAGACATGAGGACGTGAAAGGAGCAGtggag AACTGCTGCATCATGAGCTTGACTCTGCTGGATGAGTTCCAGAAACCGTTCTGGTGCGTCAGCACGCCCATCCACATCACCATGGCCAAGACGGCCATATCCTGCGACTACAGCGGCCACGACTTCCAGATGCTGTACAGGAACGCGGACGGTGAGGTGAAGATGCTGCTGGTGTggctggaggagcagaagcagTTCTTCCTCATCGGCCTCACCGTCTGCCTTCCTGTCGCCAAAGTCAACAAGCGATTCAACAGGGAGTACTGA